The following are encoded in a window of Megalobrama amblycephala isolate DHTTF-2021 linkage group LG19, ASM1881202v1, whole genome shotgun sequence genomic DNA:
- the aamdc gene encoding mth938 domain-containing protein: protein MSSPEIASLSWGHMKVKGCSASYKDCKVWPGGSRAWDWRETGTDHYPGVQPADLDEVLRKGVQTLVIGRGMSEALQVPPSTLDYVKNQGVDVRVFQTEQAVKEYNALAGQGAKVGGVFHSTC from the exons ATGTCTTCTCCAGAGATTGCTTCCTTATCCTGGGGCCACATGAAGGTCAAAGGTTGCTCCGCATCCTATAAAGACTGTAAAGTGTGGCCGGGTGGCAGCCGTGCCTGGGACTGGCGTGAAACCGGCACAGAT CATTATCCAGGTGTCCAGCCAGCTGATCTGGATGAGGTCCTGAGGAAAGGGGTGCAGACGCTGGTCATAGGAAGAGGAATGAGTGAAGCTCTACAG GTGCCTCCCTCCACCTTAGATTATGTGAAGAATCAGGGTGTAGACGTCAGGGTGTTCCAGACCGAGCAGGCTGTTAAAGAATATAACGCTCTGGCAGGACAGGGAGCTAAAGTGGGCGGGGTTTTCCACTCCACCTGCTGA
- the rsf1a gene encoding remodeling and spacing factor 1 isoform X1, which translates to MAAPGTTAALPPALSPGFAVVCSFLERYGSVLDLPELTFPQLERYLQETSAVPLPLIELHVKLLRKIGKTVTPDRWEKYLVKVCQEFNSTWAWEMERKSYLEMTVECKTGILKYLCECQFDDNLKFKTLINEEDPDKMRLQPIGRDKEGLLYWFHSDQDQNIRVYSEEQDDLDGSSWKCIARTRNDLADTLEKLKAKIEPAVTDQDKQGCPTSPNMEAEGVKDESEDLKNHESGQDFNSNKSELIKLTKEIKKETSMDPGKPEQPEKVAVISIPKVVIDNRVSTIKTLVKEEPKDCPKPWNAISVVMPPVAIKHEPAKKSEMHDDKKEMMFENVSRTIKSDQQAKIPLKKRELKRSGGFDVSNHYSNVNHNNNNLNSNGSISTGGIIVRNPAVLPLKEQQIKREYPTDGEKGPTAIIAVPQKLIGKHSPVDLCQMATREQYVGVGVIKGPIERKRPLNENDNSSNGHHGNGNVLKTEAGGADSARQSVLVGKSMVNADNGPHPCSIPEDLVSKDVCDKNLDVAAKASNLVEESPMIEEMQTTSVEEKVDKNDNEEEVAELKNRKIAALSAREKTDVVVEDDSKDKSLKSPRKRRSQKAKSKLQAKEDAQNTELLSSIGEVLVKDAGDSEKIGHNDNEEVSSELQKEGIRLKIKIPLHRRTPELQHKDIEELETSNRRSLRRSARICKPSPKVADSSRDGKQDGKLKASSAAQDEEECIVDEEVKVHPKEMDKKVDMEGQPKSLKAKRRHRRTRWSKIRTKNCKSKGAPDREEEVADDKAASNEDTKSERKDHKSGSESDQSNEILPEDACKHCGLANHPELILLCDMCDSGYHTACLRPPLMIIPDGEWFCPPCQHKLLCERLEEQLQNLDTALKKKERAERRRERLVYVGISVENIIPNPDGDEEDAMTEKKKDAKKSKNLGRRSTRTRKSISYRFDDFDEAIDEAIEEDLQDSEGGGAGRGKPVATVTSQQRNTVSRESRRLVKPLAPRKRKRRRLNDLDSDSTVDEEESEDEFQISDSLEEEDFVVSGDGASDGDVGSEWCSGDSDAENQPASRRTGRTTHTQRNRRSKRRPPARRRGSSEEDLLDSEEEEEEEEEEMETECSNEFSDSDMDVNRRRPRRSQNSQVNYYETSESEGSRKASDQKHPSLPHRRRLSSSNSEESALSKDCEPKESLKRSKRGRKCESTREGSKPRHKLIKRTQQRSSSEDEEEDGGETEDSEDDEQPLRKRSNRIETDEEEEEEEEEENTRGNVRWKHTARNAAGPRGPVRHNGLVPLRAAAQDDDDDEDEEEFTGVTDLVNFVFDSEQLS; encoded by the exons ATGGCTGCTCCGGGCACCACAGCAGCTCTTCCTCCAGCGCTCAGTCCAGGTTTTGCGGTGGTCTGCTCTTTTTTGGAGCGCTACGGGTCTGTTCTGGATCTGCCCGAGCTGACGTTCCCTCAGCTGGAGCGATACTTACAAGAGACATCAGCGG TTCCTCTGCCATTGATTGAGCTCCATGTCAAACTACTGCGGAAGATTGGCAAAACAGTCACGCCAGACAGATGGGAGAAGTATCTTGTAAAG GTGTGCCAGGAATTTAACAGCACCTGGGCATGGGAAATGGAGAGAAAAAGCTACTTAGAAATGACAGTTGAGTGTAAGACTGGCATTTTAAAG TACTTGTGTGAGTGCCAGTTTGATGACAATCTCAAGTTTAAGACATTAATCAACGAGGAAGACCCAGACAAGATGCGTCTACAGCCCATCGGTAGAGACAAGGAAGGTCTTCTGTACTGGTTCCATTCAGATCAAGATCAGAATATACGTGTTTATTCTGAGGAACAGGATGATTTGGATGGATCCTCCTGGAAATGCATTGCGAG GACTAGGAATGATCTTGCCGACACACTAGAAAAGCTTAAAGCCAAGATTGAACCAGCCGTGACTGACCAAGATAAGCAAGGCTGTCCCACCAGCCCAAATATGGAGGCAGAAGGTGTTAAAG ATGAGTCTGAGGACTTGAAAAACCATGAATCAGGACAAGACTTCAATTCCAATAAAAGTGAGTTAATAAAACTCACTAAAGagattaaaaaagaaacatcaATGGATCCTGGTAAACCAGAGCAACCGGAGAAAGTTGCTGTAATTTCCATACCTAAAGTGGTCATTGACAACAGGGTTAGTACAATCAAAACTCTTGTCAAAGAAGAACCAAAAGATTGTCCCAAACCATGGAATGCCATTTCCGTCGTCATGCCCCCTGTTGCCATCAAACACGAGCCGGCGAAGAAATCAGAGATGCACGATGACAAGAAAGAGATGATGTTTGAGAATGTGTCTAGAACTATAAAGAGCGACCAACAGGCTAAAATACCGCTGAAGAAGAGGGAGTTGAAAAGGAGTGGAGGATTTGATGTCAGCAATCACTACAGCAACGTCaatcacaacaacaacaaccttaACAGCAATGGCAGCATCAGCACAGGAGGTATAATCGTTCGCAATCCTGCCGTCTTGCCATTGAAGGAGCAGCAAATCAAAAGAGAATACCCAACTGATGGGGAGAAAGGACCAACGGCCATCATCGCTGTCCCACAAAAACTAATTGGGAAGCATTCTCCTGTTGATCTTTGCCAAATGGCAACACGAGAACAATATGTAGGTGTTGGAGTTATCAAAGGTCCCATTGAGAGAAAGAGGCCTTTGAATGAAAACGATAATTCTTCAAATGGTCATCATGGGAATGGGAATGTCTTGAAGACTGAAGCTGGAGGCGCAGATAGCGCAAGACAGTCTGTACTTGTTGGGAAATCCATGGTTAATGCAGACAATGGTCCTCATCCATGCAGTATCCCTGAGGATCTGGTGTCAAAAGATGTTTGTGATAAGAACCTAGATGTGGCAGCAAAAGCATCAAACCTTGTTGAGGAATCTCCAATGATTGAAGAGATGCAAACCACTTCAGTTGAGGAAAAGGTTGATAAAAATGACAATGAAGAAGAAGTTGCCGAACTCAAAAACAGAAAGATAGCAGCTTTGTCAGCCAGAGAAAAAACTGATGTTGTGGTTGAGGATGACAGCAAAGACAAAAGTCTGAAAAGTCCAAGAAAGAGAAGGTCACAAAAGGCCAAATCCAAGCTCCAAGCAAAAGAAGATGCCCAAAACACTGAGCTCTTATCCAGCATTGGTGAGGTTTTGGTGAAGGATGCGGGAGACAGTGAAAAAATTGGACACAATGATAATGAAGAGGTGTCATCGGAGCTTCAGAAGGAAGGGATTCGTCTGAAGATTAAGATCCCGCTTCATAGACGAACGCCTGAACTCCAGCACAAGGACATTGAGGAGTTGGAAACCAGCAATCGGAGATCCCTACGGAGATCTGCCAGAATCTGCAAGCCCAGCCCCAAAGTGGCAGATAGCAGTCGGGATGGGAAACAAGATGGAAAACTTAAAGCCTCCTCAGCAGCACAGGACGAAGAGGAATGCATAGTAGACGAAGAGGTGAAAGTGCATCCCAAGGAGATGGACAAAAAAGTGGACATGGAAGGACAGCCTAAGTCTTTGAAG gCCAAACGGCGACACAGGCGTACTCGTTGGTCGAAAATTCGTACGAAAAATTGCAAATCCAAAGGAGCTCCGGATCGGGAGGAGGAAGTAGCCGATGACAAAGCTGCAAGCAATGAAGACACCAAATCAGAGAGAAAAGACCACAAGAGTGGGTCTGAATCAGACCAATCCAACGAGATTCTACCTGAAGATGCTTGTAAACACTGTGGGCTCGCCAATCACCCAGAACTA ATCCTTCTTTGTGACATGTGTGACAGTGGATATCACACGGCCTGTCTGAGACCTCCTCTGATGATCATTCCTGATGGAGAATGGTTCTGCCCTCCCTGCCAGCAT AAGCTTCTCTGTGAGAGGCTGGAAGAACAGCTTCAGAATCTGGACACTGCAttgaagaagaaagagagagctGAACGAAG acGTGAGCGGTTAGTGTATGTGGGTATCAGCGTGGAGAACATTATACCTAATCCA GATGGTGATGAAGAAGATGCCATGACAGAGAAGAAAAAAGATGCCAAGAAAAGTAAGAATCTGGGGAGGCGATCGACTAGGACGAGGAAATCCATCAGTTATAG ATTCGATGATTTTGATGAAGCCATTGATGAAGCAATAGAGGAAGACCTTCAAGATTCAGAAGGAGGAG GCGCTGGTCGCGGTAAACCTGTGGCGACCGTTACGAGTCAGCAGCGGAACACAGTGAGCCGAGAGAGTCGGCGGCTTGTGAAACCTCTCGCGCCGCGTAAGAGGAAACGCCGGCGACTCAATGACCTGGACAGTGACAGTACGGTGGATGAGGAGGAGAGCGAGGACGAGTTTCAGATTAGTGACAg CTTGGAGGAGGAGGATTTCGTGGTGTCGGGAGATGGTGCGTCTGATGGTGATGTGGGGAGTGAATGGTGCAGTGGTGACAGTGACGCTGAGAATCAACCAGCCTCCAGGAGAACAGGAAGGACCACACACACCCAGAGAAACAGGAGGAGCAAACGCAGACCTCCCGCTCGACGAAGAGGCTCCTCAGAGGAGGACCTGTTAGACTCtgaggaagaagaggaggaagaagaagaggaaatgG AAACAGAATGCTCAAATGAGTTCAGCGACAGTGACATGGACGTCAATAGAAGGCGTCCACGGCGGAGTCAGAACTCTCAGGTCAACTACTATGAGACATCAGAGTCTGAGGGATCACGGAAGGCGTCCGATCAGAAACACCCCTCTCTTCCTCACCGTCGACGACTGTCCAGCTCCAACAGTGAAG AGTCCGCGCTTTCTAAAGACTGTGAGCCAAAGGAATCACTTAAGAGATCAAAAAGAGGACGGAAGTGCGAGTCGACCAGGGAAGGCTCCAAACCCAGGCACAAACTAATAAAACGGACACAGCAGAGAAGCTCGAGCGAAGACGAAGAGGAGGACGGAGGAGAAACGGAGGACTCTGAGGATGATGAACAGCCCCTCCGCAAAAGGTCGAACCGCATAGAAACAgacgaggaggaggaggaggaggaggaagaggagaacACACGCGGAAACGTCAGGTGGAAGCACACGGCCAGAAATGCTGCGGGGCCCCGAGGTCCCGTCCGGCACAACGGCTTGGTCCCGCTGAGGGCCGCAGCTCAGGATGACGACGACGATGAGGACGAGGAAGAGTTCACTGGCGTCACGGACCTTGTTAACTTTGTTTTCGACAGTGAACAGTTGTCATGA
- the rsf1a gene encoding remodeling and spacing factor 1 isoform X2 has translation MAAPGTTAALPPALSPGFAVVCSFLERYGSVLDLPELTFPQLERYLQETSAVPLPLIELHVKLLRKIGKTVTPDRWEKYLVKVCQEFNSTWAWEMERKSYLEMTVECKTGILKYLCECQFDDNLKFKTLINEEDPDKMRLQPIGRDKEGLLYWFHSDQDQNIRVYSEEQDDLDGSSWKCIARTRNDLADTLEKLKAKIEPAVTDQDKQGCPTSPNMEAEGVKDESEDLKNHESGQDFNSNKSELIKLTKEIKKETSMDPGKPEQPEKVAVISIPKVVIDNRVSTIKTLVKEEPKDCPKPWNAISVVMPPVAIKHEPAKKSEMHDDKKEMMFENVSRTIKSDQQAKIPLKKRELKRSGGFDVSNHYSNVNHNNNNLNSNGSISTGGIIVRNPAVLPLKEQQIKREYPTDGEKGPTAIIAVPQKLIGKHSPVDLCQMATREQYVGVGVIKGPIERKRPLNENDNSSNGHHGNGNVLKTEAGGADSARQSVLVGKSMVNADNGPHPCSIPEDLVSKDVCDKNLDVAAKASNLVEESPMIEEMQTTSVEEKVDKNDNEEEVAELKNRKIAALSAREKTDVVVEDDSKDKSLKSPRKRRSQKAKSKLQAKEDAQNTELLSSIGEVLVKDAGDSEKIGHNDNEEVSSELQKEGIRLKIKIPLHRRTPELQHKDIEELETSNRRSLRRSARICKPSPKVADSSRDGKQDGKLKASSAAQDEEECIVDEEVKVHPKEMDKKVDMEGQPKSLKAKRRHRRTRWSKIRTKNCKSKGAPDREEEVADDKAASNEDTKSERKDHKSGSESDQSNEILPEDACKHCGLANHPELILLCDMCDSGYHTACLRPPLMIIPDGEWFCPPCQHKLLCERLEEQLQNLDTALKKKERAERRRERLVYVGISVENIIPNPDGDEEDAMTEKKKDAKKSKNLGRRSTRTRKSISYRFDDFDEAIDEAIEEDLQDSEGGGAGRGKPVATVTSQQRNTVSRESRRLVKPLAPRKRKRRRLNDLDSDSTVDEEESEDEFQISDSLEEEDFVVSGDGASDGDVGSEWCSGDSDAENQPASRRTGRTTHTQRNRRSKRRPPARRRGSSEEDLLDSEEEEEEEEEEMETECSNEFSDSDMDVNRRRPRRSQNSQVNYYETSESEGSRKASDQKHPSLPHRRRLSSSNSED, from the exons ATGGCTGCTCCGGGCACCACAGCAGCTCTTCCTCCAGCGCTCAGTCCAGGTTTTGCGGTGGTCTGCTCTTTTTTGGAGCGCTACGGGTCTGTTCTGGATCTGCCCGAGCTGACGTTCCCTCAGCTGGAGCGATACTTACAAGAGACATCAGCGG TTCCTCTGCCATTGATTGAGCTCCATGTCAAACTACTGCGGAAGATTGGCAAAACAGTCACGCCAGACAGATGGGAGAAGTATCTTGTAAAG GTGTGCCAGGAATTTAACAGCACCTGGGCATGGGAAATGGAGAGAAAAAGCTACTTAGAAATGACAGTTGAGTGTAAGACTGGCATTTTAAAG TACTTGTGTGAGTGCCAGTTTGATGACAATCTCAAGTTTAAGACATTAATCAACGAGGAAGACCCAGACAAGATGCGTCTACAGCCCATCGGTAGAGACAAGGAAGGTCTTCTGTACTGGTTCCATTCAGATCAAGATCAGAATATACGTGTTTATTCTGAGGAACAGGATGATTTGGATGGATCCTCCTGGAAATGCATTGCGAG GACTAGGAATGATCTTGCCGACACACTAGAAAAGCTTAAAGCCAAGATTGAACCAGCCGTGACTGACCAAGATAAGCAAGGCTGTCCCACCAGCCCAAATATGGAGGCAGAAGGTGTTAAAG ATGAGTCTGAGGACTTGAAAAACCATGAATCAGGACAAGACTTCAATTCCAATAAAAGTGAGTTAATAAAACTCACTAAAGagattaaaaaagaaacatcaATGGATCCTGGTAAACCAGAGCAACCGGAGAAAGTTGCTGTAATTTCCATACCTAAAGTGGTCATTGACAACAGGGTTAGTACAATCAAAACTCTTGTCAAAGAAGAACCAAAAGATTGTCCCAAACCATGGAATGCCATTTCCGTCGTCATGCCCCCTGTTGCCATCAAACACGAGCCGGCGAAGAAATCAGAGATGCACGATGACAAGAAAGAGATGATGTTTGAGAATGTGTCTAGAACTATAAAGAGCGACCAACAGGCTAAAATACCGCTGAAGAAGAGGGAGTTGAAAAGGAGTGGAGGATTTGATGTCAGCAATCACTACAGCAACGTCaatcacaacaacaacaaccttaACAGCAATGGCAGCATCAGCACAGGAGGTATAATCGTTCGCAATCCTGCCGTCTTGCCATTGAAGGAGCAGCAAATCAAAAGAGAATACCCAACTGATGGGGAGAAAGGACCAACGGCCATCATCGCTGTCCCACAAAAACTAATTGGGAAGCATTCTCCTGTTGATCTTTGCCAAATGGCAACACGAGAACAATATGTAGGTGTTGGAGTTATCAAAGGTCCCATTGAGAGAAAGAGGCCTTTGAATGAAAACGATAATTCTTCAAATGGTCATCATGGGAATGGGAATGTCTTGAAGACTGAAGCTGGAGGCGCAGATAGCGCAAGACAGTCTGTACTTGTTGGGAAATCCATGGTTAATGCAGACAATGGTCCTCATCCATGCAGTATCCCTGAGGATCTGGTGTCAAAAGATGTTTGTGATAAGAACCTAGATGTGGCAGCAAAAGCATCAAACCTTGTTGAGGAATCTCCAATGATTGAAGAGATGCAAACCACTTCAGTTGAGGAAAAGGTTGATAAAAATGACAATGAAGAAGAAGTTGCCGAACTCAAAAACAGAAAGATAGCAGCTTTGTCAGCCAGAGAAAAAACTGATGTTGTGGTTGAGGATGACAGCAAAGACAAAAGTCTGAAAAGTCCAAGAAAGAGAAGGTCACAAAAGGCCAAATCCAAGCTCCAAGCAAAAGAAGATGCCCAAAACACTGAGCTCTTATCCAGCATTGGTGAGGTTTTGGTGAAGGATGCGGGAGACAGTGAAAAAATTGGACACAATGATAATGAAGAGGTGTCATCGGAGCTTCAGAAGGAAGGGATTCGTCTGAAGATTAAGATCCCGCTTCATAGACGAACGCCTGAACTCCAGCACAAGGACATTGAGGAGTTGGAAACCAGCAATCGGAGATCCCTACGGAGATCTGCCAGAATCTGCAAGCCCAGCCCCAAAGTGGCAGATAGCAGTCGGGATGGGAAACAAGATGGAAAACTTAAAGCCTCCTCAGCAGCACAGGACGAAGAGGAATGCATAGTAGACGAAGAGGTGAAAGTGCATCCCAAGGAGATGGACAAAAAAGTGGACATGGAAGGACAGCCTAAGTCTTTGAAG gCCAAACGGCGACACAGGCGTACTCGTTGGTCGAAAATTCGTACGAAAAATTGCAAATCCAAAGGAGCTCCGGATCGGGAGGAGGAAGTAGCCGATGACAAAGCTGCAAGCAATGAAGACACCAAATCAGAGAGAAAAGACCACAAGAGTGGGTCTGAATCAGACCAATCCAACGAGATTCTACCTGAAGATGCTTGTAAACACTGTGGGCTCGCCAATCACCCAGAACTA ATCCTTCTTTGTGACATGTGTGACAGTGGATATCACACGGCCTGTCTGAGACCTCCTCTGATGATCATTCCTGATGGAGAATGGTTCTGCCCTCCCTGCCAGCAT AAGCTTCTCTGTGAGAGGCTGGAAGAACAGCTTCAGAATCTGGACACTGCAttgaagaagaaagagagagctGAACGAAG acGTGAGCGGTTAGTGTATGTGGGTATCAGCGTGGAGAACATTATACCTAATCCA GATGGTGATGAAGAAGATGCCATGACAGAGAAGAAAAAAGATGCCAAGAAAAGTAAGAATCTGGGGAGGCGATCGACTAGGACGAGGAAATCCATCAGTTATAG ATTCGATGATTTTGATGAAGCCATTGATGAAGCAATAGAGGAAGACCTTCAAGATTCAGAAGGAGGAG GCGCTGGTCGCGGTAAACCTGTGGCGACCGTTACGAGTCAGCAGCGGAACACAGTGAGCCGAGAGAGTCGGCGGCTTGTGAAACCTCTCGCGCCGCGTAAGAGGAAACGCCGGCGACTCAATGACCTGGACAGTGACAGTACGGTGGATGAGGAGGAGAGCGAGGACGAGTTTCAGATTAGTGACAg CTTGGAGGAGGAGGATTTCGTGGTGTCGGGAGATGGTGCGTCTGATGGTGATGTGGGGAGTGAATGGTGCAGTGGTGACAGTGACGCTGAGAATCAACCAGCCTCCAGGAGAACAGGAAGGACCACACACACCCAGAGAAACAGGAGGAGCAAACGCAGACCTCCCGCTCGACGAAGAGGCTCCTCAGAGGAGGACCTGTTAGACTCtgaggaagaagaggaggaagaagaagaggaaatgG AAACAGAATGCTCAAATGAGTTCAGCGACAGTGACATGGACGTCAATAGAAGGCGTCCACGGCGGAGTCAGAACTCTCAGGTCAACTACTATGAGACATCAGAGTCTGAGGGATCACGGAAGGCGTCCGATCAGAAACACCCCTCTCTTCCTCACCGTCGACGACTGTCCAGCTCCAACAGTGAAG attaa
- the clns1a gene encoding methylosome subunit pICln isoform X2 has protein sequence MVVLKSLPPPSEGVRLQQAETTAVLDGKRLGSGTLFVAEAHLSWFDGSGMGFCLEYPSISLHAISRDLSAFPEEHLYVMVNAKLDDEGDAEQQEKAPDDALEDDEESDSDSEDSGTITEIRFVPSDKAALEPMFSAMCDCQALHPDPEDADTDDDDYEGEEYDVEEAEQEQGQGDVPTFYTYEEGLSHLTSEGQATLDRLEGMLAQSVAQQYHMAGVRTDEPSAAFEDGMEVDSSTIAGQFDDADVDH, from the exons ATGGTCGTGTTGAAGAGTTTACCTCCACCCAGCGAGGGCGTCCGGCTCCAGCAGGCCGAAACAACCGCGGTTCTGGACGGGAAAAGACTGGGATCTGGAACTCTGTTTGTGGCTGAGGC TCATCTGTCCTGGTTTGATGGTTCAGGGATGGGTTTCTGTCTTGAATACCCTTCCATCAGTCTGCACGCAATCTCACGAGATCTTAGCGCCTTTCCAGAAGAGCACCTGTATGTGATGGTCAATGCAAAACTGGACG ATGAAGGTGATGCAGAGCAGCAAGAAAAAGCTCCAGATGATGCACTAGAGGATGATGAGGAAAGTGACAGCGACAGCGAAGACTCAGGAACCATTACAGAGATTCGCTTTGTGCCCAGTGATAAAGCCGCAT tgGAGCCCATGTTCTCCGCCATGTGTGACTGTCAGGCCCTGCACCCGGACCCTGAGGACGCTGACACAGATGATGACGATTATGAGGGAGAGGAGTATGACGTAGAGGAGGCGG AGCAAGAGCAGGGTCAGGGAGACGTTCCCACATTTTACACCTATGAGGAGGGCTTGTCTCAcctgacatcagagggtcaggcCACACTGGACAGACTGGAGGGGATGCTGGCCCAGTCAGTCGCACAGCAGTACCACATGGCCGGAGTCAGAACCGACGAGCCATCTGCTGCATTTGAAG
- the clns1a gene encoding methylosome subunit pICln isoform X1: MVVLKSLPPPSEGVRLQQAETTAVLDGKRLGSGTLFVAEAHLSWFDGSGMGFCLEYPSISLHAISRDLSAFPEEHLYVMVNAKLDDEGDAEQQEKAPDDALEDDEESDSDSEDSGTITEIRFVPSDKAALEPMFSAMCDCQALHPDPEDADTDDDDYEGEEYDVEEAEQEQGQGDVPTFYTYEEGLSHLTSEGQATLDRLEGMLAQSVAQQYHMAGVRTDEPSAAFEDGMEVDSSTIAGQFDDADVDHW, translated from the exons ATGGTCGTGTTGAAGAGTTTACCTCCACCCAGCGAGGGCGTCCGGCTCCAGCAGGCCGAAACAACCGCGGTTCTGGACGGGAAAAGACTGGGATCTGGAACTCTGTTTGTGGCTGAGGC TCATCTGTCCTGGTTTGATGGTTCAGGGATGGGTTTCTGTCTTGAATACCCTTCCATCAGTCTGCACGCAATCTCACGAGATCTTAGCGCCTTTCCAGAAGAGCACCTGTATGTGATGGTCAATGCAAAACTGGACG ATGAAGGTGATGCAGAGCAGCAAGAAAAAGCTCCAGATGATGCACTAGAGGATGATGAGGAAAGTGACAGCGACAGCGAAGACTCAGGAACCATTACAGAGATTCGCTTTGTGCCCAGTGATAAAGCCGCAT tgGAGCCCATGTTCTCCGCCATGTGTGACTGTCAGGCCCTGCACCCGGACCCTGAGGACGCTGACACAGATGATGACGATTATGAGGGAGAGGAGTATGACGTAGAGGAGGCGG AGCAAGAGCAGGGTCAGGGAGACGTTCCCACATTTTACACCTATGAGGAGGGCTTGTCTCAcctgacatcagagggtcaggcCACACTGGACAGACTGGAGGGGATGCTGGCCCAGTCAGTCGCACAGCAGTACCACATGGCCGGAGTCAGAACCGACGAGCCATCTGCTGCATTTGAAG